In the Castor canadensis chromosome 1, mCasCan1.hap1v2, whole genome shotgun sequence genome, aattactGCACTACTAACAGAGAGGGATGCCTTGAATACCTTCAAATATAGAAagttcaagaaaataaacaaactctAAAAAGATATGATATGCTTTTACCAGTTAATAAATTCATATTGAACATAATTGGGCACTGTGTGAATATTACATGGTCTCTCAAAAAGTCAGACTGTGTGTAAAGCCACTTTTCTTTGCCATAATTTCATTAAAGCCCTTTTCATCTCATTGTTTCTCAGGCTGTAGATAAGTGGGTTCAGCAGAGGCGTAAGCAGAGAGTAAGCCAATGACATCACTTTCTTGATGTCTGGTGAATACTTGGATTTGGGCTGTAAATAAGTCATACTGGCTGTGCCATAGAAGAGGGTGACTGACGTGAGATGAGAGGCACAGGTGGAAAAGGCCTTTTGCCTCCCAGTGTTTGATGGCATCTTCAAAACAGCAAATAGAATTCGAATGTAAGACAAAAGGATCAACAGGAAGGGAACCATGACAATCAAAATAGTACCTGTGAAGGCATAGATTTCAAACAGGAAGATGTCTGCACATACAAGCTCCAGTACTGGGGGAGTCTCACAGAAGAGATGATTGATTTCATTGGATCCACAAAAGGGAAAACTAAATACCCATGTTGTCTGCACAGTAGCCACCATGATCCCCGAGACCCACGAGAACATCA is a window encoding:
- the LOC109701881 gene encoding olfactory receptor 10A3-like, which gives rise to MRKQNESSVVEFILLGFSNFPDLQEQMFGAFLVIYLMTLVGNTIIMAAILLDQCLHVPMYLFLQNLSMVEVAFSATIMPEMLVVLSTKKTTISFAGCFAQMYFILLFGGTECFLLGAMAYDRYAAICHPLTYPVIMDRRVFVKLVMFSWVSGIMVATVQTTWVFSFPFCGSNEINHLFCETPPVLELVCADIFLFEIYAFTGTILIVMVPFLLILLSYIRILFAVLKMPSNTGRQKAFSTCASHLTSVTLFYGTASMTYLQPKSKYSPDIKKVMSLAYSLLTPLLNPLIYSLRNNEMKRALMKLWQRKVALHTV